GGTGACAATTTCAAGAGTGAGACATCTGCCACGTATAGTATTTCTGCTGAACTTGTTAACCATGGCTGCGGTAGGGCCTCCACTGGATCTGGCCCAGTATAGGCGGCGCCCTATTCGGCTTCGGCCTAGGCAGTATCGGCGATGCAGCGCTGACACTTGTCATCGACAGTTACCGCGACGTAAGCACCCACTCATCCATACACCGTCAACTGTCAAACCGTTCTAACTGGGGTGCTGCTAGATAACCGGCGACGCATTCACAGGCGTAGCCTTCCTGCGCAACGCCATCAGCATCGGGATCCCGTTTGCGATTAGTCCGTGGTTAGCGCGCTCCGGCGCGCAGGATATGTTTATCGCGTGTGGGCTTATCAGTTTAGCTGTTACATTGACTATTATCCCGATGGTATTGTATGGAAAGAAGATGCGTGTGGTGACAGCGTCGAGGTACAGAACAATGGCATCCCTGTGGCACTAGATAGATAGGAGATAGGACTGTTGTAACTTGTGCCGGACAGATGATCTGCATACAGTAACATCGACGATACCTCTGATCTACACCTTATCTTGCCAATGCCCTAGCTCGTGTTCGGGGCTGTTCGGGGCTGTTCGGGTGCCGCtgggatggcgatatcataTGAAAGTCAGGGCAAGAGAACCCCGAACATCGGAGTCTGGGCCGTTCCCCTCGGCGTTCAGGTTCATGGGCTCCACTGCGGCACGGCAGACGGCTGAACTCGAACAGATTTCAGCTCTGCTTATCACGATCTTCGGAGTTCAGCCTATCTGAGGGCCACGTGTGGTTAGCCTGCTTAGTTTGGGATGGACAGGGGCGCTATGGAAGAGGGATGGATACTAGCGCTGATGGCGAACtactgacactgacactgacaggcTGATGGCGACTGATTGCGAATAATTGCGAGTCAGACGAACGCCTTCCTTATTTCACTAGTGTAGTCTCGGCAATTTTGTAATTGGTCTATATAACTCCCGAAATGCAGGAACTGATATGGTACATTGATGCAAGCGGATGGCGCCAACTGCCCAACCAAGACCGGCTCGGTTGGAAGCAGTAAAGAGCTGTTCCGTTAGACaaaaagatgaagaggctaAGGAATGAGAGTTCCCAAGTTCCTCTTGGTAAGCGCCATGAAATCCTCCATCGTTCTCGGCTCGTAGTACTTTGTATCAAAGCCCATCGACAGGGTAACCCTCTCCCAGAGCGAGAACATACCCACCCACGCCGACGGGTTAATCTGGCGCCCCGAGTGCTCAAAGTCATGCGCCCGGATCGAGGCCGTCGGCGACGAAAACTCACGCGTCAGCGGCAATGCACCCTGTGGCGAGAACCCCGGGGCCTGGGGCGAGGGCGTAGGTTCCCCTTCCGCGGCGAGGGCAGACACAAACCGGCCTGCCGTGAAGGAGAGACTGGCGATGTAATGCGGCGACGTCAAATGGGGCCCCATCTCGGTGCGAATTGCACGGCCGAGCTGTAAAATGGTATCCTTGGTCGAGGCGGCAAAGTATTCCTCCTTGAATGGGATCCAGAGGAAGACGACATCCGAGGCGCAGGGGGCGCGGTGGCCCTCTTCGCCCAGTTCGAGCTCGGTCTTCAGCCAGCGCCGTGCGTTGCGTGTTATTCCTAGCAGGGCGCCTGTTTCGTGGCCTTTCCCGTAGGTCTGTTTTATGGCGAGGACTGTggcggctgcggcggcgtATGTGATGCTGAGCTTTTGGTCTCggaggaaggcgaggagggattGGGATTCGGGGAGGCTGTATTGCAGTCTGATGCAGTAGGTGCTGTGGCTGCGGGAGACAGCGTCCGGTTCAGGGTACATTGCTATCGAGCTCGACATCTACTCGTGTTAATTCATTCCTGGGGTCATGGCTTATTGGGGGGGGTGGTGCACCTTTGAGGAGTATAGCTCGGCCTGGGCGATTGCGCCGGCAATGGCCTGCTCTCTGTCTTCTCTAGTcggctggtgctgctgctcataAGGTGTGATAGGAGTTACAGGCAACCGAGTAGCTATATCAGAGTAGTCGAGCTCGCTGACAGCCAGGTTCCGGTCGCCAGGGACCTGGGTGACGGCGTGCAATAGATAGTTATAAAAGTAGACGACGCTGAAGATATCAGTCAGGGTATGGCTGGTGTTCCAGACGAAGCAGTGCTGGTCAGGATGCTCCGGATCGGCCGCTCCAGCCGTGACAAGATACAGCATGTTGCGCTTCCCCTTGGTGGGCAGACGGCGATTGTATGTCATGCGAGCAACGTCCGTTGCGTGCTGGTCGGTGACGACGCGGAGAGACTCCTGCAGCCATGCCTCTGCGTCTGCTTCACATTGCAGCGCCTTGAAGGTCATGGTCTGGGGAATCTCCGGCCCAGTGGACACCTGGATGGCCACCTCGGGGTGCGTTGCATGGCAAACAAGCCAGGCATTGCGCACGCGCTGGATGAGCTCGGGGGTGGCCAGGCTGGTGCTGAACGGGACGTTGAAGGTCAGTTCAGTGTGGCCATCGCGGACGTTTTGGTTGTAGGAGACGCCGGTCTCGACTCCAGTGCACTCTCTCGTCCACCGGCCGTCGACCTGGCGCCATTGCGTATAGGGCTTCTCGGTGGATGCACCCAGGGCCATCGTGAGACGATACAACAGTCAAAAGGCGAAACACCCCAACCTCGAAAATCCAGATTCAGAATCCAGACTCAAACTTCAGCAGAAGAatgcgatgacgacgagatGGGCGAACAGGCCCCCTGGGCTGTGGCAGCAGCTGAACCCTTGCAGCGATCATCGCGATCAGCACGGGGGACGATGGAACCAGTGGGTCGAATGCCGACACTGAGCCGGGAATTCGACAGGCGAAACTCGAATCCCCCGATAGTCCAGGCACTATTGGCAGTTAGTCAACTCTATCCAGCTCAGGGCTGAGCGTCATCTCCTGCTGCCGATCGTCCTTTATCCGGTTATCTCGCCACAAGGAGCGTCCACCAAGGAGACTCCCAGGCTACACTCGACACTGACAGGGAGTTCATTCTCTCACCAAGCGTTCAGTATGGCCTCCATCGTGCACCAGTATGAAGCCGCCCAGCTCGAGCCAGCGTCCGAATGGAGGCTGTCTGGGACCAGCCTCGTGCGCCGTCTTCGCGGCGTCGAGCTGTTGCTGAAGGCGTCGGAGCAGTTCAACGATGGGAACGTGAGTGTCTGTGAGGCCTGCTTCAATACATGATTCTAACTGTGCAGTACCAATTGACTATGAAAACAACGCTGGAAACCCCCCTATCCTGCGAGCAGCTCAGAAGACGCCACCAAGCAGCCTGGTGGCGCACTCGACGCGCTCTCCCGGTTGTTGGCGTGGGCTATCCAACCCTCGACCAGGCTACGATCGAGCTGCATCAGACTGCCGACGATGCCAAACAATGGGCAGCGCAGACGTGCCTGGTGGCAGACAACACGACTGTCTCGGACGTGTATCTCGCCCGCTCGCGCACGCAAACGGATGCCCTAACCACCATGACGCTGGTCGTCGACCCCATCCGCGGCCCTCGAGGCTACGTGCTCAACATGTCGCACACCCTCATGAGCCTGGACATCTTCAAGATCATCCAGGAGTTCATGTTCCAGCTGGCCCGCCCTGAAAACGAGCTGGGCATCGACGCCATCTTCTCGCGAGAGACCACATCCAAAACCACCTCCCGCCTGCCTCAGTCCCTCAGCCATGCATACGCGCTTCGCCACCAGCCTACACCACACGACCTGCAAGAAGCCTTTGCCCTGCATCAACGCTCGCAGGAACGCTGGTCCCGGTCGACCGTTGGCATCCCCCTGCACccagaccaccagcaccggccaAACCGCATCCACAACAAGACCATCACCTTCGAGCCGTCCGAGGCAAAGACGGCCTTCAGATTCCTCAAACAGTCCGGTGTCTCCCTCAcagcggccttcttcgcgtGCATGACGTCCGGCATCGCACACTCGTTCCCTTCTACAAACGCCTCCCCCGAGGGCGCCcacctcctcttctccgccaaCGGCCGCCGCTACGTCCCCGTCTCAGCATCCAACGGCCAGGGCCCTATCACGATGCCCATCCTCCCAGCAAGCATGTGGGTGGACGAGAAAGACGTGAATCTGCGCCCCACCTCCCCGCAGGGTCTCCTCCGCCTGGCACGCGTCATCGACGAAGCTCAGAACCAGGACCTTGCCTCGCCGCACATCATCGCCGTCTGGGACCAGATGGGGCCTGCGCTGGCTAAGGCTCTCGAAGACGCATACAACCTCCCTGGAGGCCCTCCGCCACCGCCGTCCGTCGGACGACCAACGCTGACCTCGCAGGGCCAGTTTAACTGCGACCTGCATAAGCGGACGACAGATACTGGTGCAGGGACAGCAGGCACAGACCGCATCCGCATGACAGACTTTAACACGGGCGGACGCTCGACGGATCCCAGCGTGTGCTTTGCGCTGAATAGCTTCCGCGACGAGCTGCGGTTCAACCTCCTCTTTGATGAGAAGTTCTTTGACCAGCACGATGTCATGCACATGGCTTATGTTGTTGCGCGCCTGTTCCGCCGGCTGGTTGGCCTGGAGCCGGTGGCTGTTGCTCGACTATAACCCCTATGCTCTGGAGTGTATACTCTTGCCATTTAAGATGCAAGGTAAAGGTATACAAGGTGGTTGCTACattctttcttcctttctttccttaCATTTATTTCTCTCGACAGTCGGTCTTGacactttcttttcttgcacCTTCTTGACAGTCAATCCCtcattttctttccttcttctttcgaCAGTCAGTCTCTcaatttttttctttcctgtATCTATCTACTCAACTGTACACTACTCATCGATCTTCATTGTGTTATTAATTCGCCCTCCCTGCGTTGTCGATCGAGTGGGCCTTCCTGGAGTCGTCCGTCCATGGTTCACCTCGACCAAGAAATGGCGCCTTACTCCTTACTCTTAGTCGTCGTAGTCTTGGTAGTCTAAATGCAGATCCCTGGATTTGCCATCGATACATCGATTCCAACTTCCCAGGGGTTCTAGCCAAAATATTAGAGTTCGGCTATTGTTTCGCGTGGAAGATACGAAATCGGCCGATTAAATTTGGCAGGACGATCGCAGCAGATAGGGgaatctaattaaataaatcaAGTGAAGtgagaaaaaaaatcaaatcaTAATGAGTACTGGATTAATCACATTATCAGTTCGTCCTTTTGCTCTATATACAGTGGGCCTCTATGTCCGGATCTATAGTACCAACGACCCAACAAAGGAAATAACATAAGGAaagataagataagtaaGGAATCACGAAATAGCAATCTCCTTGACCCCctccgcatccttctcgAAACCAGCCGAGACCTGCACAGGGGACAACGGGGGCGTCAACTCGTCTGTCTCGGTCTCCGTCTCAGTAGACTTCGACTCGGACCCAGACCCAGGCTTAGACTGCTGATTCCGCCCCTGCGATCCAACCTGTGCAGCACAAAACTGTTGCGTTTGCGCATGGAAGAGAacaatcctcgccgccgcTTCAGGCCCACCACCCAGCTCACTCCGATACGCCCACCAGCGGCAATTCGCCTTGAACTCCGCCCAGCGCGCGCCGAGCAGTTCCAGGATCTTAGCTTCGATATCCCCCGCCTCCACCCAGGGCGGGTGTTCGCTGCGCAGGCCGAGGCCGAATTTGTGTGCGTAGGTTGCGTACTCGTGTGTGTCGAGCCACTGGCTTAGTACCAGCTGGGGAACGGCGAAGTGCACGGCTTCGTTGAAGGAgttgccgccgccgtggtgGATGAAGGCTTTTAGGGCGGGGTGTGTGTAGACGGCGGTTTGGTTTGAGATCCAGTGCGTGAGGCGGACGAAGGGGGGGAGTTCTAGGTCCTCTACTGCTGGTTCTTTTTCTGATGTTGAGGTTGAGCTCGGCGTGCGAGGGAGCGAGTTGATCTTGAACAGGAACCGGACGCGCCCGTTTAGTTTCTTATGAGCAGCCTTGAAGCCCTCGATGCATGCGCGGAACTCGGCGGGTTCCCAGATGAACATCGATCCCATGTTGATGTAGACCACGTCCTGGCCGAGCACGGCTGCTTCGTCCATCCAGACGAGCTCGGGGAATGAACCGGCGGGGGTGAGAGACGGCGTGGACGGGGTTGTAGGCGGGGGAgtcaagggcgagggcgagggctctGCTGCGACGCCTgcgccgacgaagatggtcTTGGGCGACTGGTTGGGACAGTCGAGGAGGCCCTGGGTGTTGAAGTGGATGCTGGCGACGCAGTTGTCGTCTTCCCAGTGGGGAGAGAGGATGGAAGAGTCGCTGGAGACCCCGTAGGACTTGAGCCCGAGACGTTTGATAAGCCTGTGCTTTGCGCGACGGTCGGGGTGGCGTCGGCTGTCGATGAAGTCGTGCATGCTGAGGTACATATCTGTATAGATTAGCGCTGTACTGGTAGTTGTATTAGTAGCTATGGTAGACGCACTCTCGAAGAAGGTCCCCCATGACCCCCGCCGGTTTGTAGCCATCAGACTGGGCTGGAATGCACCAGGAAGCGCAGTCAGACCAGGCGAGCAGGGCACGGTCAGTATAAACTTGCGCTTGGTGAGGCGCACGCCGGTGAGGAGCGCCGTGGTCAGCGCATCGACGCAGACTAAACAGTTAGCCGAGTAGCACTTGATATTGGGTTTGGGAGCATACTCATGTCCGGATCGACCTGGTCGAGGTGCTCTCGCACGCTCAGGGCCGTGGCAGCGTGGTCGTCCGCTGGGCCGAGAGAAGACTCATTGCAGGTCTGCAGGCTGACCGGGTCGCCAGGCGCCCTGCGTGCGAGGTGCATGCGAGTCTGGATGATCGCGGTGCTGCAGGGTCAGTATTGACGCCAGTAGGCTTATGGAGGTCACGTACAAGTCTCGCACCGCATTGCCGGAGCCCACGCTGATGAAGCGGATCAGATGCTGGTGGCAGGGCTGCTGGGCACTGCGGAAGCGATCgatcttgctgctgcatgaGGCCGCAGACAGGAATGTCACCAGATGGCCCTGGTCCACCAGCTGCTGCGCCGTGGCAAACAGGACGTTGACCTGGCCCGAGGCAGGGTTGCTCAGGAATGCGATATGCATTGGGCAGGGCAGGGAGACCGATAGGGGCCGGGCGACTTGAGGCCAACACTGCAGATGCCAACAATGCAAATGCCAACGAGTCGAGTCAACGGCGAGTGGCAATTTGGAAACGATGGGCAGACAGCATGGTTGACAGGCTGCGTGATCCCTTCCGGCGCTGGACTGCTTTAAGGACCCAGTGCTGGTTCAGCTGAGAGGCCCAAAGTTTGAAACATTCCTATCTCGTGTAGCTTGCTCCAGCATGACGAAAGGCCCAGCGGATCAGCAGCAGGGCCCGTCTGCTATCCACCGTCTCCTTTCACCATTTGCTGCGGCGGCTCCGATGCGGCGATGCCTcgcctgctgctggccgaCCTGCCAGTCTGCCAGCCGCGCGATCGGCCTTCATGACGcaggctggctggcttgggcGCTCCTTTCGAGTCAAGCGAGCAGCTCTCCTCCTGTAAGACGGCCGAGGGGGCGTCTGGGAAGGAGTCGGCCCTATGGAAGAGGGGGGACCCGCCTGGACTTCCCAAAGAGGAAATTGGGATAATCCGCCGATCAGCACATCAGGGTTTGCTCAATGCGAATTCGTTAATTGATTGCCCGAACGCTCGATCGTCAGGAGTCCATGCAGTCCCCGCGGCATTCTCTCCCTTGCAGCAATCCCGGTGGCGACAATATTACCCAATTACTCCTTCGTTGTCGGTCTGTTTCCTGCTGTCTCACTGTTCTGTTACTGCTCAATATAGTGCACCATGTTCGACCTCGCCCCTGACGACTATACAGTCGTCCCCCTCACCCTGCTGGACGCGACGCAGTCCAAGTGAGTTATATCCTCCCGCTGAATATCGAATCCGACGTACGAATCCGCTGACCTGCAAAGTGCCAACATTATCGTGCGTATTCCATAGTCTGCGCATTCCCCGTCTTGCTAACATATCCAGGCCCGAGTCGGCGTCATCTTCGACGCTCCCCTGTGCTTCGACAAACTCAAGGAATCATGGTACAAAACCCTCGCCGTCAGGCCCATCATGCAGGCCCGCGTCCGCCGCTCACGGGGCGCACCGTCAGGCCTCGTCTACCACGTCCTGACCCCCCAGGGCATGGAAAAGTACCTGGAGAACCAGCGCACAGCCCCAGACCACCACAAGGACTTCTACTGCCTGGATGAGTCGCATCGGTCCATCACCGACCACTGCGCGGGCTTCGGTGTCGGGCCCAGCGCCCCCAGCCATTCATACCCGACTTTTGTCACCGACGTCGCGGACtcggacgaggagaagcgctGCACGGCGTTCAACGGCGTCAAGGAcctcgacgagatcatcgacaCCGGTCGCCCGATCATCACAATCCAAGTGACGCGCTTCTGCGATGCCACTCTTGTCACCATCTCCGTCAGCCACATTCTGGGCGACCTGGCCACCCTCAAGTCCCTGTACGCAGGCTGGCAATCCACCCTGTATggaacaccaccaccaccctttGAACAGCTAGGCGAAGACCCCTTCAAGGCATACGGACCCGGCGGAGAGCTCGCGGGCAAGGAGGTGCACTCGAATAACCCTCCTTTACCACCAGGCTGGCGCGTCTATGGAATGCTCGACAAGGCCCGCTTCCTGTCGCGCTTCCTGTGGGACACCAAAATCACACGGCCCGAGAAGACCATATCGCAGAAATACCTCTTCATCTCAGACGCCGAGATAAACGGGCTGGTCGCACAGGCCGAGCGCGATCTCGTCGAGCTCGAAGCaaagcgcaagaagaagggcatcGAATCCAAACAGCCTCTCGCCGTCACCAAGTCCAACGTGCTGCACGCCTGGCTGCTCAAGAACAACCACACCCATCTCGGTCCAAACGAATGGACAACCCCTGTCACCGTCGTCAACACCCGCGCCCGTCCACCAACCGGTCTCAAGCCACAGCATAAAGGCGGCGACTTCCCCAAGAACGACTGGTACGGCGCCGCCATGGCGACCAGTCTCCCGCCGCTGCGGGTGGGCAAGCTCCTGGCCATGCCGCTAGGTGAACTGGCGCTGCATATCAAAGACGGGATCCGCGAGGGCTCGTCGCCCGAGAACACGCGGCGGTTTATGGCCTTCACGCTGCATAATGCGCTGTGGACGAAGCCGTCGGGGAAGCTGGCGCTGTTTCTGCCCCCGAATCACAACCTGTCGGCGCTGACGGATTGGAGGCTGATTAAGTTCAATGATATTGATTTCACGCCTGCGAGGCTGGATGGCGGAAGTGAGAAGGTGGTTGTTTGTGGGTTCAATGCGCATATGTTGACGGCGAACACGCAGAGGGATATGTGGGTTTGTATGGGCCAGGCTGCTGGGGGGGTCTGGTTTATCGGCATTGCTGGCGAGAACCAGTGGAAGAATCCAGAGGGCTTGGGCAGGTTTCCGTTTGTGCAGCGGAGGACGAGCAAGCTGTAGGATTGTATATTGTGTATTATATGTATTCTCTATCGTTTATATTCTCTTTTGTATTCTTGTATATAGTTGTGTATATAGACAGATTTCTGACTGCTGCAGGAT
This sequence is a window from Aspergillus puulaauensis MK2 DNA, chromosome 6, nearly complete sequence. Protein-coding genes within it:
- a CDS encoding uncharacterized protein (COG:S;~EggNog:ENOG410PWNG;~InterPro:IPR023213,IPR010828); translated protein: MALGASTEKPYTQWRQVDGRWTRECTGVETGVSYNQNVRDGHTELTFNVPFSTSLATPELIQRVRNAWLVCHATHPEVAIQVSTGPEIPQTMTFKALQCEADAEAWLQESLRVVTDQHATDVARMTYNRRLPTKGKRNMLYLVTAGAADPEHPDQHCFVWNTSHTLTDIFSVVYFYNYLLHAVTQVPGDRNLAVSELDYSDIATRLPVTPITPYEQQHQPTREDREQAIAGAIAQAELYSSKMSSSIAMYPEPDAVSRSHSTYCIRLQYSLPESQSLLAFLRDQKLSITYAAAAATVLAIKQTYGKGHETGALLGITRNARRWLKTELELGEEGHRAPCASDVVFLWIPFKEEYFAASTKDTILQLGRAIRTEMGPHLTSPHYIASLSFTAGRFVSALAAEGEPTPSPQAPGFSPQGALPLTREFSSPTASIRAHDFEHSGRQINPSAWVGMFSLWERVTLSMGFDTKYYEPRTMEDFMALTKRNLGTLIP
- a CDS encoding uncharacterized protein (COG:S;~EggNog:ENOG410PY5A;~InterPro:IPR023213), which produces MASIVHQYEAAQLEPASEWRLSGTSLVRRLRGVELLLKASEQFNDGNYQLTMKTTLETPLSCEQLRRRHQAAWWRTRRALPVVGVGYPTLDQATIELHQTADDAKQWAAQTCLVADNTTVSDVYLARSRTQTDALTTMTLVVDPIRGPRGYVLNMSHTLMSLDIFKIIQEFMFQLARPENELGIDAIFSRETTSKTTSRLPQSLSHAYALRHQPTPHDLQEAFALHQRSQERWSRSTVGIPLHPDHQHRPNRIHNKTITFEPSEAKTAFRFLKQSGVSLTAAFFACMTSGIAHSFPSTNASPEGAHLLFSANGRRYVPVSASNGQGPITMPILPASMWVDEKDVNLRPTSPQGLLRLARVIDEAQNQDLASPHIIAVWDQMGPALAKALEDAYNLPGGPPPPPSVGRPTLTSQGQFNCDLHKRTTDTGAGTAGTDRIRMTDFNTGGRSTDPSVCFALNSFRDELRFNLLFDEKFFDQHDVMHMAYVVARLFRRLVGLEPVAVARL
- a CDS encoding glycosyltransferase (COG:S;~EggNog:ENOG410QDZP;~InterPro:IPR002213;~go_function: GO:0008194 - UDP-glycosyltransferase activity [Evidence IEA]), translating into MHIAFLSNPASGQVNVLFATAQQLVDQGHLVTFLSAASCSSKIDRFRSAQQPCHQHLIRFISVGSGNAVRDFTAIIQTRMHLARRAPGDPVSLQTCNESSLGPADDHAATALSVREHLDQVDPDMICVDALTTALLTGVRLTKRKFILTVPCSPGLTALPGAFQPSLMATNRRGSWGTFFENMYLSMHDFIDSRRHPDRRAKHRLIKRLGLKSYGVSSDSSILSPHWEDDNCVASIHFNTQGLLDCPNQSPKTIFVGAGVAAEPSPSPLTPPPTTPSTPSLTPAGSFPELVWMDEAAVLGQDVVYINMGSMFIWEPAEFRACIEGFKAAHKKLNGRVRFLFKINSLPRTPSSTSTSEKEPAVEDLELPPFVRLTHWISNQTAVYTHPALKAFIHHGGGNSFNEAVHFAVPQLVLSQWLDTHEYATYAHKFGLGLRSEHPPWVEAGDIEAKILELLGARWAEFKANCRWWAYRSELGGGPEAAARIVLFHAQTQQFCAAQVGSQGRNQQSKPGSGSESKSTETETETDELTPPLSPVQVSAGFEKDAEGVKEIAIS
- a CDS encoding uncharacterized protein (COG:S;~EggNog:ENOG410Q0A4;~InterPro:IPR023213,IPR003480;~PFAM:PF02458;~go_function: GO:0016747 - transferase activity, transferring acyl groups other than amino-acyl groups [Evidence IEA]) → MFDLAPDDYTVVPLTLLDATQSNANIIARVGVIFDAPLCFDKLKESWYKTLAVRPIMQARVRRSRGAPSGLVYHVLTPQGMEKYLENQRTAPDHHKDFYCLDESHRSITDHCAGFGVGPSAPSHSYPTFVTDVADSDEEKRCTAFNGVKDLDEIIDTGRPIITIQVTRFCDATLVTISVSHILGDLATLKSLYAGWQSTLYGTPPPPFEQLGEDPFKAYGPGGELAGKEVHSNNPPLPPGWRVYGMLDKARFLSRFLWDTKITRPEKTISQKYLFISDAEINGLVAQAERDLVELEAKRKKKGIESKQPLAVTKSNVLHAWLLKNNHTHLGPNEWTTPVTVVNTRARPPTGLKPQHKGGDFPKNDWYGAAMATSLPPLRVGKLLAMPLGELALHIKDGIREGSSPENTRRFMAFTLHNALWTKPSGKLALFLPPNHNLSALTDWRLIKFNDIDFTPARLDGGSEKVVVCGFNAHMLTANTQRDMWVCMGQAAGGVWFIGIAGENQWKNPEGLGRFPFVQRRTSKL